A DNA window from Enterobacter cloacae subsp. cloacae ATCC 13047 contains the following coding sequences:
- the msbA gene encoding lipid A ABC transporter ATP-binding protein/permease MsbA, which yields MQTDKDLSTWLTFRRLWPIISPFKKGLLVAALALMINAACDPFMLSLLKPLMDDGVGKMDRSVMLWMPVVVIGLMTLRGITSFISSYCVSWVSGKVVMDVRRKLFRHLMGMPVSFFDKQSTGTLLSHITYDSEQVASSSSGTLITVIREGASIIGLFAMMFYYSWQLSIILIVLAPVISVTIRMVSKRFRTISKSMQNTMGQVTASAEQMLKGHKEVLIFGGQDVETKRFDKVSNKMRLQGMKMMSASSISDPVIQLIASLALAFVLYAASFPSVMATLTAGTISVVFTSMIALMRPLKSLTNVNAQFQRGMAACQTLFTILDSEQEKDEGQRVLERAKADVAFRNVKFTYPGREAPALRNISLNIPAGKTVALVGRSGSGKSTIASLMTRFYDIDEGEILLDGHDLREYTLQSLRNQVALVSQNVHLFNDTVANNIAYGRTEQYTRDQIENAARMANAMDFINKMDNGLDTIIGENGVLLSGGQRQRIAIARALLRDSPILILDEATSALDTESERAIQSALEELQKNRTSLVIAHRLSTIEKADEIIVVEDGVIVERGSHAELVTHNGVYAQLHKMQFGASNS from the coding sequence ATGCAAACTGACAAAGACCTTTCCACCTGGCTCACGTTTCGCCGTCTTTGGCCTATAATATCGCCTTTTAAGAAAGGACTATTGGTTGCGGCATTAGCATTAATGATAAATGCCGCCTGCGATCCTTTTATGCTGTCTTTGCTAAAGCCGTTAATGGATGATGGCGTGGGCAAAATGGACCGCTCTGTCATGTTATGGATGCCGGTTGTGGTTATCGGATTAATGACGCTACGCGGTATTACCAGTTTTATCTCCAGCTATTGTGTCTCCTGGGTCTCGGGCAAAGTGGTGATGGATGTGCGCCGGAAATTGTTCCGCCATTTGATGGGCATGCCTGTGTCGTTTTTTGACAAACAGTCAACCGGGACGTTGCTGTCGCATATTACCTATGATTCCGAACAGGTCGCATCTTCGTCATCAGGTACGCTGATAACGGTCATCCGTGAGGGCGCGTCAATCATCGGCTTGTTCGCCATGATGTTCTACTATAGCTGGCAGCTCTCAATCATCCTGATTGTACTGGCACCTGTTATATCCGTGACTATTCGTATGGTGTCCAAACGCTTTCGCACTATCAGTAAAAGCATGCAGAATACGATGGGGCAGGTCACGGCGAGTGCTGAACAGATGCTTAAAGGCCATAAAGAAGTATTGATTTTCGGCGGTCAGGACGTTGAAACAAAACGCTTTGATAAGGTCAGCAATAAGATGCGTTTGCAGGGAATGAAAATGATGTCCGCATCGTCAATCTCCGATCCTGTTATTCAGCTTATTGCTTCCCTGGCACTTGCGTTTGTTCTTTATGCTGCCAGCTTCCCGAGTGTTATGGCGACCCTGACGGCGGGAACGATTAGCGTCGTTTTCACATCGATGATTGCATTGATGCGGCCTCTTAAATCCCTGACCAATGTGAACGCACAGTTCCAGCGCGGGATGGCCGCTTGCCAGACGCTGTTCACTATTCTTGATTCCGAACAGGAAAAAGATGAAGGTCAGCGCGTACTTGAACGCGCAAAAGCGGACGTTGCATTTCGCAATGTGAAGTTTACCTATCCGGGACGTGAGGCCCCAGCGCTACGCAATATCAGCCTGAACATACCTGCCGGTAAGACCGTTGCCCTTGTCGGACGTTCCGGCTCGGGTAAATCAACCATCGCCAGCCTGATGACGCGATTTTATGATATTGATGAAGGTGAAATTCTGCTGGACGGCCACGACCTGCGAGAATATACCCTTCAGTCGCTTCGTAACCAGGTGGCGCTCGTGTCGCAAAATGTCCACCTGTTCAACGACACGGTTGCCAACAACATCGCCTACGGTCGTACGGAGCAGTACACCCGTGACCAGATCGAAAATGCCGCGCGTATGGCAAATGCGATGGACTTTATCAACAAGATGGATAACGGTCTTGATACCATCATCGGTGAAAACGGGGTACTGCTTTCTGGTGGGCAACGGCAACGTATCGCTATTGCACGCGCACTGTTGCGGGACAGTCCAATACTCATCCTTGATGAAGCAACGTCAGCCCTGGATACGGAATCGGAACGCGCTATACAGTCTGCGCTCGAGGAACTGCAAAAGAACCGTACATCACTGGTGATTGCGCATCGTCTGTCGACTATCGAAAAAGCTGACGAAATCATTGTTGTTGAAGATGGCGTTATCGTTGAACGCGGAAGCCATGCGGAATTGGTGACTCACAATGGGGTGTACGCACAGCTTCACAAAATGCAATTCGGTGCGTCAAACAGTTAA
- a CDS encoding DUF1294 domain-containing protein, producing the protein MPSLNTLTYPVNGPNALNKFCFFLLLCTAIGSFFSAWPVAIWFLLINALTMVIYGADKMAARKGMRRIPEVTLLVFGVVGGWPGAIMGQQIFRHKTQKQPFKTWFLMSVVVSILATVALYHFAVRY; encoded by the coding sequence ATGCCTTCTCTGAATACGCTTACATATCCTGTGAATGGACCTAACGCATTGAATAAATTTTGTTTTTTCCTGCTACTCTGTACTGCTATCGGCAGTTTCTTTTCCGCCTGGCCCGTAGCCATATGGTTCCTGCTCATCAACGCGCTGACAATGGTTATTTACGGCGCCGATAAAATGGCAGCACGAAAAGGAATGCGCAGGATACCGGAAGTAACCTTACTGGTCTTCGGCGTTGTGGGCGGGTGGCCCGGCGCTATTATGGGCCAACAGATCTTTCGCCATAAAACGCAAAAGCAGCCGTTCAAAACCTGGTTTTTGATGTCTGTGGTCGTGAGCATCTTAGCCACGGTGGCGCTGTATCATTTTGCTGTTCGCTATTGA
- a CDS encoding GFA family protein, with translation MAEIRHARCHCGAGAFTVALTDGLNTARRCSCSFCRMRGAVVVSAPLTGITVTKGEDKLTEYRFNTGTARHFFCSVCGIYTFHQRRSNPNEYGVNVACFENVAPFDFPEVTVMDGVNHPADGESGVFGYLSFRKRAPTQAS, from the coding sequence ATGGCAGAAATCCGTCATGCCCGATGCCACTGTGGTGCAGGGGCATTCACCGTTGCGTTAACCGATGGGTTAAATACCGCCCGTCGCTGTAGCTGTTCTTTTTGTCGGATGAGAGGGGCGGTTGTGGTCTCTGCACCGTTAACCGGTATAACCGTCACCAAAGGCGAGGATAAACTTACGGAGTACCGCTTTAATACCGGTACAGCCCGTCATTTCTTCTGCTCGGTCTGCGGGATTTATACCTTCCATCAGCGGCGTTCTAATCCCAATGAATACGGTGTAAATGTCGCCTGTTTTGAAAATGTCGCTCCGTTCGATTTCCCGGAAGTGACGGTGATGGATGGGGTTAACCATCCTGCGGATGGCGAAAGTGGGGTCTTTGGCTATCTCTCTTTTCGCAAACGCGCGCCAACACAAGCGTCCTAG
- the ompC gene encoding porin OmpC, producing MQRKVLALMIPALLMAGAAHAAEIYNKDGNKLDLYGKVDGLHYFSDDTSKDGDQTYMRLGFKGETQINDMMTGYAQWEYNIQANNTEGSDNQSWTRLAFAGVKVGDYGSFDYGRNYGVLYDVEGWTDMLPEFGGDSYTYADNFMTGRANGVATYRNTDFYGLVPGLNFALQYQGNNEDASNNQEGTNNGRDTRHENGDGFGISTTYDFGMGISAGAAYTSSDRTNDQVRNTTAGGDKADAWTAGLKYDANNIYLAAMYSETRNMTPYGDNESAVANKTQNFEVTAQYQFDFGLRPAISYLQSKGKDLGNGQGDQDLVKYADVGATYYFNKNMSTYVDYKINLLDEDDSFYKNNGIGTDDVVALGLVYQF from the coding sequence ATGCAAAGAAAAGTACTGGCCCTGATGATTCCGGCTCTGTTAATGGCTGGCGCTGCGCATGCAGCAGAGATTTATAATAAGGATGGCAATAAATTAGATCTGTACGGAAAAGTAGATGGTTTGCACTACTTCTCTGATGACACATCTAAAGACGGCGATCAGACCTATATGCGTTTGGGTTTCAAGGGCGAAACCCAGATCAACGACATGATGACCGGCTACGCACAGTGGGAATACAACATTCAGGCAAATAACACCGAAGGGTCTGACAACCAGTCCTGGACACGTCTGGCCTTCGCCGGTGTGAAAGTGGGTGACTACGGTTCCTTTGACTACGGCCGTAACTATGGCGTTCTGTACGACGTGGAAGGCTGGACCGATATGCTGCCAGAGTTCGGCGGCGACTCTTACACCTATGCTGATAACTTTATGACCGGTCGTGCCAATGGCGTAGCAACCTACCGCAACACCGATTTCTATGGCCTGGTGCCGGGTCTGAACTTTGCTCTGCAGTATCAGGGTAATAACGAAGATGCCAGCAATAACCAGGAAGGGACCAATAATGGTCGCGACACGCGTCATGAGAACGGTGACGGCTTCGGTATTTCTACCACCTATGATTTCGGTATGGGAATTTCAGCGGGGGCGGCCTATACCTCTTCTGACCGTACCAACGATCAGGTGAGAAATACCACCGCGGGCGGGGATAAAGCGGATGCCTGGACCGCGGGTCTGAAATATGACGCCAACAATATCTATCTGGCGGCCATGTATTCTGAAACCCGCAATATGACCCCTTACGGCGACAACGAAAGCGCCGTGGCGAATAAAACCCAGAACTTCGAAGTAACCGCACAATACCAGTTCGATTTTGGTCTGCGTCCGGCAATTTCCTACCTGCAGTCGAAAGGTAAAGACCTGGGCAACGGTCAGGGCGATCAGGACCTGGTTAAATATGCCGACGTAGGCGCAACCTATTACTTCAACAAAAACATGTCCACCTATGTGGACTATAAAATCAATCTGCTGGATGAAGATGACAGCTTCTACAAAAACAACGGTATCGGTACCGATGATGTCGTTGCATTAGGCCTGGTTTACCAGTTCTGA